CCGGCAACGATTACGATCACATACCCGGACAATCCTAAGGCTTGGTAAGCGACGTCACCTGGATCGAGTTCAGCGATGTTGGATTTCAGCAGTACCGCTGTTCCAGCGCCCATGATGCCAGCGGCGATCCAGGCGACATAGTGCCCAAACAGCATCCCGGCGCTACTGCAAAGCCCGTAAATGGACTTCTTGGCGTAACGCAGCAAGGCCATGTCGATGAGACCAAAGTGGGTAATCGTATTGGCCGCCCATGCGAATCCAATCACCTCCAGTAGCCCGATTCCAGGTTCACCGTTGCTGTTGATGCCGGTCCAGATCGACTGGTCGCCAATCGTGATGAAGTCAGCGAAGCCGAGCAGCTGCGTTCGCCCCAAGACCGATTCCGCCAGGGCAGGGAATAGTACGAGAGCACCACTGGTAAACATCACGACCAACCAAGGCCCGCAGATGCTGGAGAACTCCGCCACGGCATTGAATCCGTACATGGCGACGAAAACCACGATCGCACCAACGGCTAAAACGACAGCGACGAACGGAACACTGTTGGGGTACCAATCCAATTGCGCTGGTATGTTGAACAGCAACCGGACCGCTGTGCTGGAAACGGTGATCATCGCGGCGGAGATGACTGTGAAGATCAAGACGTTTGCCCAGTTATAGAGCTTCGTCATCGAGTCGCCGGCGATCTTGTGCAGATACGTGTAGAGACTCAAGCGGGTTTGGACCGCAATCGGTGCCGTGATCAACGTCCAGCTAAGGATAGCTAGGAAGTTTCCGATCAACAGCCCGATCAGGATGTCCATCGTCGTTGCCCCCATGGCAACAAACGTCGCACCGATCACGAACTCGGTGGCGGCAACATGCTCGCCAGCATAGAGGCCGAGAAAGTGAGTCCAGCCGTGCAGCTTATTGTCGGGAATCGGAAGCTGTTCCGCCTTCATATTGGCGATCGCCGACACACTGGATTCGGTGCTCATGGGGGGCACTTGTGGTTATTCGAAATTGAAAAGATAAGTGGTGAACGATGACCGCACGTTTAGCGAGAACGTCTGGATCGCGAGGCAGCAAGTCCCGCGAATCGCTTGCCGCCAAGCTGAACACGAACGAGTCGACTCATCGGTAAGAATGCAGACCTGCAAGGAAGCCGATCTGAAACGCTACGGTGATCCAGTAGGCTCTTTGAATCGGGGACGATTCATCCACGCAAATGCCTGGTGTTTCCTTCCACGATTCGAGTGCCGACCTCTCGCCATTCTAACACAGGGGGCGAGGGTCGGTGTTCGCTTGGAGCCGCCTTTTTTATCCGGTGCCACTGCCAAGACGCGGTTGGCGCCGAATGTACCGACTGAGTCACGTTGGCGGACGAGTCAACGTCCGCAGGAGGAAGGCGCTTTTTATCGCATCCGTTCCCGACGGATATGTATGGTCGGGAATTGACGCCGCTTAACCAGTGACCCAATCGAGATTGAGAGCGTCGTTGGAGAGCAACAATAGCTCGTTGTCGGATTCAACGTCTTCACGCGAATCGCCAAATTCTTCAAGAACAGCTTCGTCAAACAGGCTGGATGTTGGGAAGGAATCGCTTTCAGCTGAAATGCTTATCAAGGTATCCAGCTCGCCATCGCTTAGAGTCGCGTTCGGTTCCGACGTCACGGTGTCAGCGAGGGTGGTCGTTGATTGGGAAGCGACGGGTGCGGTAGTTGCCAAACGCAATGTTGTCTCGGCAACGCTTTCGGCCTCGGCACTCTCCATCGAATTGACTCGGTTGATGACGATCAAAGCGTCCAGTGCCGTGACGTTGCCATCGCGGCTGACATCCAGCATGTTGCTGCTGGTTTGTTCGCCTTCCGAGCTTGGCAAGTCGTTGATTTGATTGATGACGACAAGAGCGTCAACGACGGTGGTCAAGCTGTCTCCGTTGGTGTCGGTCGGCTGCAGGAAGTTTGACGTGACGGTTGGCGTGAACGCGTCCGATCCCGCCGTTGAGCTAACCGAGTAAATTCGCTGGCTTAATTGAGCATCGAATAGGATGGCATACATGCCGCCAGCAGTGACTTCCGCGCTGGCGATCCCGCTGGTGAATGCACTGATTAGCTGGACGTCGCCATCCAAAATTCGAATCGTTTCCGTCGCGGAAGCCGAGCCAACCGGGGTGACCGTGATGGTGCCGGTCGCGTGCGCGACAAACAGGATCGCGGTCGCCACACTATCGCCTGGGATCACATGGGGACGCACGACTGTGTCGGGCGTGTAGATGCGAGCATTCACCTCCGTCGAGGTGTCTGTGTCGAAGGTGGTGACCGTGACGCTTGAATCGGCAAGGGAATCGTACGACGTATCCGAACTGGATGGATCAAGACTGATCGTGGTCGATTGGACGCCGTCGACCAACCCCTCCGCCACTCCGGTCACGGTGATCAACTGAGCGACATCCCAGTTCGCTATCGTGAATGTTAACTCGCTCGCGCTAACTGAAATTTCACTGGTGTCGTTGCTTGAGATTGCGATGGTCACGTCGGCGGTCGGCTGGCTGGCCAGGGACACACTGATGGTATCGCTGGTTCCGCTTTCGCTAACGGAGGTAGAACCGCTGGATTCAACGACCACCAACCCTGCAGTCGCTGGGACAGCCGAAACGGTCACTTCCGCAGTGTCGATGCTGGTGGATCCGTCGTCGTCGGTTACTTGAACGCTGACCGTGAAAGTGCCGACGCTGGTTGCAGCGAACGACGTGGACGCACCAGTGGCATCATCGTAGAGTCCGTCGTCATCGAGGTCCCAGGCGTAGCTTACGATTGAACCGTCACTGTCCGTTGAGCCAGCCGCGGAAACAGTGAGGGTATCACCGACCTGGGCGGTGTAGGGGCCGCCGGCATCAGCGACTGGGGCGACGTTTGTGTCGACCTCATTGACGTTGACTGCACCTGGAGTCGCGTCGGATAGGAATACAAAAGTATCGCTTGTTTCAGGGAAACGTCCGTAAGAGACATCGGTGGTTTGCTCGCCGTATTCGACTGAGTCAATCACGGTGGCGCCATCGGTGTTGTACAGACCGATCGCTTCGCCACTGGATGACAGTTTGAACGCGGCATGGCTATCGCCTTGATCGGTGTCGCCGTCCGCCCAAATCAGCAAGTAGCCGCCTGCCGCGATCGACATGCCGTCGGCAAAGCTCCACTGGGTCGGGTCGGTGAAGTCATCCGTCAGGTACATCCCGCTAAGATCAACTGCTTCGGTGCCTGGGTTATAGATTTCGATCCAGTCCTCGAATGCGCCCGCTTCGTCAGGATCCTCGATCGTCGTGTCATTGTCCGCCATGAACTCCGTTATCAGCAAGTTCACGGGCGTGACCGCAACGGTTGAAACTGTCACGGTTGAAAAGTTGGTGCTGGTGGCTCCCTCGTCGTCGGTGACTTGCACTCCGACGGTGAAGGTTCCTGCGGTGGTTGATGTGAACGAAGTGGTCACGTCGGTGGCGTCGTCGTAGTCGCCGTCGTTGTCCAGGTCCCAAGCGTAAGTCGCAATCGTGCCGTCGGTGTCCGTTGATCCGTCAGCCATCAGGGTGATCGCTTCATCGACCAGTCCGCTGTAAGGTCCGCCCGCGTCGGCGACCGGTGCGACATTGGTCGTGGTGTCGTTGACGTTGGTAGCACTGGGTGTGGGAGTGGTCATGGAAACGAACGATTCGCTGCCGTCGGGGAAACGCCCGTACGAGACATCGGTGACCTGTTCTCCGAAGGTGACCGAGTCAATCAGCGTGATGCCGTCGGTATGATAAAGGCCAATTTCTTCGCCACCGGAAGACAACTTGAAGGTTGCGTGGTCGTCACCTTGATCCGTGTCACCATCCGCCCACACGATCAGGTAACCGCCCGCGGCAATCGTGGTGCCGGAAGCGAACTGCCACTGAGTCGGGTCGGTCAGGTCATCTGTCAGTGACATGCCGCTCAGGTCGATCGCCTCGGTGCCTGGGTTATAGATCTCAACCCAATCCTCGAACGCACCCGCTTCGTCTGGATCCTCGATCGTCGCATCGTTGTCCGCCATGAACTCGTTGATGTACAACTCGACGGGGGTGACCGTTGCGGTCAAAACCGACACAGTCGTGGATTCGGTGCTGGTGGCTCCCTCGTCGTCGGTGACTTGCACTCCGACGGTGAAGGTTCCTGCGGTGGTTGATGTGAACGAAGTGGTCACGCCGCTGGCGTCGTCGTAGTCGCCGTCGTTGTCCAGGTCCCAGGCGTAAGTCACGATCGTGCCGTCGGTGTCCGTTGATCCGTCAGCCGTCAGGGTAATCGCTTCATCGACCAGTCCGCTGTAAGGTCCGCCCGCGTCGGCGACCGGTGCGACATTGGTCGTGGTGTCATTGACGTTGGTAGCACTGGGTGTAGGCGTGGTCATGGAAACGAACGTTTCGCTGCCGTCGGGGAAACGCCCGTACGAGACATCGGTGACCTGTTCTCCGAAGGTGACCGAGTCAATCAGTGTGATGCCATCGGTATGATAAAGGCCAATTTCTTCGCCGCCAGATGACAGCTTGAAGGTCGCGTGGTCGTCACCTTGATCCGTGTCACCATCCGCCCACACGATAAGGTAACCGCCCGCGGCGATCGTGGTGCCGGAAGCGAACTGCCACTGAGTCGGGTCGGTCAGGTCGTCCGTCATCGACATGCCGCTCAGGTCGATCGCCTCGGTGCCTGGGTTATAAATTTCAACCCAGTCCTCATACGCACCCGCTTCGTCAGGATCTTCAACCACGGAATCGTTGTCCGCCATGAATTCGTTGATGTACAACTCCACCGTGTCGACAGGCTCAACAATGACCACGCTGGCAAGATTCTCGGTACCAAAAGTGGGTTGGTCAGTCGTTTCCAGTTCACCTTCGCCGTCGGGCACGCGAGCCAGTGAAGTGTCGTCGGCCATCGTCGCGTAGGTCACCATGTCGATCACAGTGACTCCGTCGGTTAGCTGCAAGGTTCCGCCGGTTGCACTCAATGAGAAGCTTGCGTGGTTGGTGCCAGCGCTGGTTTCGCCGTCAAGCCAGAGTGTGAGAAACTCCCCATCATCGAGGCTTTCCGATGGCAGTGACCACTTGGTCAAATCGCCCGCATCGTCGGTAAGGTACAACCCGGCAACATCCACTAGGCCCGGGCCGTAGTTGTAGATCTCGATCCACGGATCAAAATCGCCTGATTCATCTTGCACCGTTGCCACGTTCAACACCATCAATTCGTTGAGCCGCAGATCGGTTGACGACGCGTAGGTATCGAGTTCAGCGTCGAGATACGTCGCACGATTGTCGATGAAGGAGGTCAGTCCGTAAATCACTCCCTGTCCCGATACAATATCAGTGGTCAGGTTTTGTTCGAACTGCGCTATCGTGTACTGCTTGTTGGGGTCCGCCGTCACATCGTCGCGAATGATATCCGCCAATTCATTAATGCGGGCGGTTGCTGCGGTGATATCAAATCCTTCACGCAACATCTCAGCCAGATCTCGCAGGTAGTCATCGCTGTACTCGTCGACTGCCCATAGGTTTTCCATCAACGGGCGAGACTCATCCGTTTCCGTCGTCGTACCGCCGGGTCCACCGATAGGCGGCCCACCGCCACCCGGGCCTCCAACCGTTGTGGCAACCGGAAGCCAGAATGGATCCAGTTCCTGCAGGTCTTCACCGGGTGAGGTAAACAAACTGAACCGCCCGAACGATTCATTCGCATCCCAAAGAATGTGAGTGAACTGGCCACTGTCATCACGGTCGTAGAGGTAGTAGTTGTGAGCCGATCCGTTGTACGAGTCTAGGTTCGCAAACAGGTTATTGATCGCGAGTGATGCCAACGTGTCGTCCACGTCCAAAAGCGGTTCAATTGCCGCTGCTAGGTCTTCGGCAGACGTGTTGTTGAGAACGTCGATGAACTCGACCAAGTCGGAATAGTCGTTCTCGGTCTCGTTGGTCTTCAGTTGGTAGTTCTCTTCATAAGCGACCGGATCATCACCCAGGTAGGTTAAGTCCGATCCGAAGTCGGCATTGGGATCGTCGCCCGCCTCATCAGACGCGGCACCTTTGTAAAGGTTGCCATCTTCGTCACTGCCGAACCGTGTTTGCACATACGTCTTGTCGACCTGTTCCACGGCCGTGTAGATGCCGTACAGTTCGCCGTTGATGGTGACATTCGTGTGAACTGCTCGGCTAGAACCTTCAACGAAGTTGGAGGCAAAGTCATACAACAACTTTTCCCGCAGCATTGTCGGGTCGTTGTAATTGTTGTTCAGGTTCAGCTTCTTGAGGCCAAGGTAGGTCAGGCTGTCATTGTCCTCATCAAATTCGTCGAAATCAATTTTGAGGGACTTCTTGATGCCAGTCCCGGTGAACGATGAGTTGCCTTTAAAACGGATACCCACGTTTTCCATGGTGACGCCGTCGATGGTAACGTCCGCAGCGAAATAGGGATCGTCCGAATCATTGGCGTGGGATTCGTAAAGCACGTCGTACCAGTCGGAGTTCTCGAACGTGATCGAGATTTCATGGACGAAGCTGTCGTCAAAAAACACGGCGGCGTCATCCGCAACCTCGGCATGAAGCCAGGCGGATTCGCTGTCCGCGGTCTCTTCGCCTTCGGCGGCGGAAAGCCCAGTGCTGAACGTGCTAATTTCGGCTGGGGTTTCATCGACAACTTCGAAAAGAGACTCGCCGTAGAGCATGCGGCGTTGCTCGAATAATTGAAAGCTTAGTGTGCGACGCTTGTTGTGACGTGAGGGGTTGGCTCGCCGTGAAGTCATGTTGTGCATTAGCTGAATTGGGGGGGCGAAGAGTCTGATGTCTCGGTTGGTTTCCAGGTGCGGATTCTCGCTGTGAAATCCAAGGCCTATCTATGCGTGCATCAGTCGGGAGATGGGCCAATTAATTTTGGGTGAAAAATTTATTCGTTGTTTTTTGGCTCTTTTGGGTGGCTAGTGACGCATGTGAGTGCATCACGGAATCCCAAACGCGGTTTGTTTTTCCGTAGCGGAGCTCTTGAGCGGTTTCGTTGTCACTCTCCCCATCCCAGCGAGCGTCCAAAGGACTTTCGCTATGTTGCTATCTTCAAGGCCTCCCCATGAAACGAAAGCTTCTTCTTACCTGCGTGGCCGTTTTTGCCAGCGGTTTCACCATGCTTGCGATCGCCCAAGAACCCAGAGGTGGTGGCCCGGTCGGGCGTCCCAAACCCGGCGAGATTCTCCCCGAATTCTTACGCCAATCTCTGAACCTAACGGACCGGCAATCCAAGCAACTCAGCTCGCTGCAAACCATGGTCGACGGTCGGTTGGAGAAACTGCTGACCGATGAGCAACGGCAACAATTGGAATCCGCCCAACCGCCCGGCGGTGGTCCAGAAGGTCCCGGTGGCGCGGGCAGACCGGATGGCGTTGGAGGACCGGGTGACGCGGGCGGTCTTAGTAGTTCCAGTCCCTATGCTGATGAGGAAGCCGGGCCTCCAGCAAACGGGCCTCCAGAAGGTGGGCCTCCGGGAGGCGGCCCTCCGCCCGGACAAGGTCGCCCAGGGTTTGGTCCACCGGGTGGCGGACCTCCCGGAGGCGGGCCTCCCCGCGGCGGTCCTGGCGGCGGTGGACGTGGACCTGGTGGTCCGCCTCAACCTGGTGAGATTTTGCCATCGTTCGTGAAGGAATCACTCAACCTGACGATCAAGCAAACTCGTCAGCTTGAAGCGCTACAGCGTACTGTCACCAAGCGTTTGACATCGATTCTGACACTACAACAACAGCAGCAACTGATGCGGGGCGGTCCTCAAACAGAACAGGGTAGCCGGGAAGGTGGTCCCAGCGGACGACCGCAGTAATCGTCCAAACGACTTGCGGCACTTCGTTGCGGCATCAAAATGTCGCGATCTTTTTAACCGCGACGCTCTGCAATTTACCAACACGCCAGACCGTGATACTACTAGCATCAGTGGTGAGGCGTGTTGAGTGCAGAGAGCGTTCGACAACGGGGCTCAATCAGCAATTTCTCTGAGGTAATCACAATGTCGAAACAACGGATAGTCTGGGCAGCGGTGGTTGCGTTGGCGTTCACGGGTGTCGTTCTGGTGTCCTGGCCGCGCGCCGAGGACGTTCCAATGCCAGTGGTTCAACCGGTCAATCCAGACTACTTCATTTCTGATTGCTTAGTTGAACCGATCAAGAAAGAGATACGAAGGCTCAGCGACGGGCGTGAAGCCGAGTGTTATGTCATCACGACTAAGAGCGTGCCGACAGATCACCCAATCGGTCCTTGGGCACCGAAGCATGTCACTGATGGCGAGGACAAGGGCGGAATCTGGATCAAGGACGGACACGTCTACAATGTTTCGGGTGAATTCGTCGCGCACTTGGACGAACTTTACGACGACCCACAGTGGAATCTCGTACGTGAAGATGGCAGCATCCGAGTTACCGACACGAAGGAAGCTTTCGACCTGGCCGCGCGACCGAACGTGGATCCTCGCTACAACAACTACGCCGTTGAGTGTCCTGTTGACGTAGTCGAGTGGAAGAGCAACTACAACGTCTATATCATCCCGGTAAATCCAGTTTACCGATCAAAGGCGACTGATTTCCATCGGGTCGGCAACGGGCACGGGCCAGTCGGTGTGGCATTCAATGGCGTCAAGTACGATCCGCCAGCACCCATTCACATGATCATCAAAGCCCACACGATCGCTCCGTTTGATCATTCCGGCGGGCACGTGAATCCGCACGCCGGCTATCATTACCACGCGGCAACGGGCAACACCAAAGAGATCGAGCAAACGGACGGTCACGCTCCGTTGATCGGCTACGCATTGGACGGATTCGGAATCTACGCGCACCTCGATATCGACGGCAAGAAGCCGATCGATTTGGATGAGTGCAGCGGCCACTTCGACAACATTCGCGGTTACCACTATCACGCCAGTGCCGCGGGCGACAATCAGATCATCGGCGCTTTCCGCGGAATCGCAGGTTCAGCCAGCGTCGTTGAACCAAAGTAACCCTGACTGGAACCCGTTCGTGTCGGTCATCGGTTGACGCAATCAGCTTGGTTGTACCAAGCATTGAGTTCGGAACGTGCGAAGGCACAATGGCTTATCCCGTCGATGCATCGGGTAATCCATCGGACATGCGAGACCGCTTGATGGAAGCTTTTTCGCGACGGAAGCCAAGTCATCGGAGAGCAATCGTCTACTCAATCATCTCGGATCGATCGTGCATATTCCCCGTTGTCGAAACGGGGGGCAGATGGTCCTGGTTTTGTGTCGTATTCGTCGCACCCTGACGAGGGGGGACGCTGTCGCGTCAGATGCTTACGATTCGTATCGTGAACCGGGGGGATCAGTCGAGGCTAACCGGTTTGAGCTCGAAGCCTAAATGCTGTCAGCCGTTTGGAAATGGAGATTGCACCAGTTTGCGAGTTCCAAATACGAATCGGCAACGACATCGGGTTAACGCAAACTCATAGGCGTTGGTCTGACGGAGGGGGCGTAGCGAAGTTTTACATCGGCGAGATTTTGGCAGCCACGATTGGCTGAATCGTCGCTCAACAACGTTCTTGTGAGTGGAGGGTGACGCGACCATCAGAATGCTTTAGGGCGTCTGTGCCGGCCTAGTCCTCTGTTTGAACTGGCGGTTTCGGAGCGGGGCTCCGGTGCAGTGGCGACCTAACCAGTTTATGCAGTCGCATTTCGTTGGATTGATAGACGATAGGGGGCAGCGAGCGTTGCCTCGGGGCACTGTGCGCACTTTGGTCATTCCGCGTTCCAGATTTACAATCATCTCGCTGGGATAACGGTAAGATTGTTGAGTTGTTTAACGGGGGGCGTTTCAGTACTTCCCCACTTACTAAGGCCTCTTGAGCAACATCGTTCTTTAGTCATTGAATGCGTTTGCTTCAGTGACTCAGTTTTTTCACTTGAGGATAGAGGGAAGCAATGAATCGATTTCATAAAAATAGGGGCTTCACACTGGTAGAACTGCTAGTCGTGATCGCAATCATCGGAGTGCTCGTTGGGCTCCTGTTACCGGCCGTGCAAGCTGCTCGTGAAGCTGCTCGCCGAATGAGTTGCAGCAACAACTTCAAGCAGATTGGCTTGGGAATTCACAATTACCATTCCGCTTACAAGCAACTGCCAGTTCACGGAACTGGCACCACGGGGCTGTTCGGAAACCGACACAAAAGCGATCCAACAGGCAGTTCGTATCTGGAGGTTTCGGCTTTGGTGGGGATCGTCCCTTTCGTCGAACAGCAAGCGTTGTGGGAGCAGATTGCGAATCCCTTCCAGACCGAGGACAGTGGCGGGAATGTGAAGTACTACGATCCGATGGGACCGTGGCCTGGAACAACGCTCGCCTCGCTTAGTGCTCAAGGGAGCTACGATCCTTGGCT
The sequence above is drawn from the Neorhodopirellula lusitana genome and encodes:
- a CDS encoding purine-cytosine permease family protein gives rise to the protein MSTESSVSAIANMKAEQLPIPDNKLHGWTHFLGLYAGEHVAATEFVIGATFVAMGATTMDILIGLLIGNFLAILSWTLITAPIAVQTRLSLYTYLHKIAGDSMTKLYNWANVLIFTVISAAMITVSSTAVRLLFNIPAQLDWYPNSVPFVAVVLAVGAIVVFVAMYGFNAVAEFSSICGPWLVVMFTSGALVLFPALAESVLGRTQLLGFADFITIGDQSIWTGINSNGEPGIGLLEVIGFAWAANTITHFGLIDMALLRYAKKSIYGLCSSAGMLFGHYVAWIAAGIMGAGTAVLLKSNIAELDPGDVAYQALGLSGYVIVIVAGWTTANANLYRAGLAAQAIFHNHSRQKVTLTVGCITVVIACFPFVFSQMLPLLTYAGLIVVPVGGIVFAEHVVFPRIGFTRYWLTYRKMNHSTPAVASWIAGLIFGFGLNAMNVMSFFYLFLPTWLFTIVCYTVLAKGYGAAEKYPVEEEKERELNVAVKEYQAKQALSEGEHVQDISNFTKTLQVLAWSSLTLTLVLALNVMFRSPDLGTYDTNAAIFYTWGFVFTISYFATAYWVLRRKKALNLHCAD
- a CDS encoding lamin tail domain-containing protein; translation: MTSRRANPSRHNKRRTLSFQLFEQRRMLYGESLFEVVDETPAEISTFSTGLSAAEGEETADSESAWLHAEVADDAAVFFDDSFVHEISITFENSDWYDVLYESHANDSDDPYFAADVTIDGVTMENVGIRFKGNSSFTGTGIKKSLKIDFDEFDEDNDSLTYLGLKKLNLNNNYNDPTMLREKLLYDFASNFVEGSSRAVHTNVTINGELYGIYTAVEQVDKTYVQTRFGSDEDGNLYKGAASDEAGDDPNADFGSDLTYLGDDPVAYEENYQLKTNETENDYSDLVEFIDVLNNTSAEDLAAAIEPLLDVDDTLASLAINNLFANLDSYNGSAHNYYLYDRDDSGQFTHILWDANESFGRFSLFTSPGEDLQELDPFWLPVATTVGGPGGGGPPIGGPGGTTTETDESRPLMENLWAVDEYSDDYLRDLAEMLREGFDITAATARINELADIIRDDVTADPNKQYTIAQFEQNLTTDIVSGQGVIYGLTSFIDNRATYLDAELDTYASSTDLRLNELMVLNVATVQDESGDFDPWIEIYNYGPGLVDVAGLYLTDDAGDLTKWSLPSESLDDGEFLTLWLDGETSAGTNHASFSLSATGGTLQLTDGVTVIDMVTYATMADDTSLARVPDGEGELETTDQPTFGTENLASVVIVEPVDTVELYINEFMADNDSVVEDPDEAGAYEDWVEIYNPGTEAIDLSGMSMTDDLTDPTQWQFASGTTIAAGGYLIVWADGDTDQGDDHATFKLSSGGEEIGLYHTDGITLIDSVTFGEQVTDVSYGRFPDGSETFVSMTTPTPSATNVNDTTTNVAPVADAGGPYSGLVDEAITLTADGSTDTDGTIVTYAWDLDNDGDYDDASGVTTSFTSTTAGTFTVGVQVTDDEGATSTESTTVSVLTATVTPVELYINEFMADNDATIEDPDEAGAFEDWVEIYNPGTEAIDLSGMSLTDDLTDPTQWQFASGTTIAAGGYLIVWADGDTDQGDDHATFKLSSGGEEIGLYHTDGITLIDSVTFGEQVTDVSYGRFPDGSESFVSMTTPTPSATNVNDTTTNVAPVADAGGPYSGLVDEAITLMADGSTDTDGTIATYAWDLDNDGDYDDATDVTTSFTSTTAGTFTVGVQVTDDEGATSTNFSTVTVSTVAVTPVNLLITEFMADNDTTIEDPDEAGAFEDWIEIYNPGTEAVDLSGMYLTDDFTDPTQWSFADGMSIAAGGYLLIWADGDTDQGDSHAAFKLSSSGEAIGLYNTDGATVIDSVEYGEQTTDVSYGRFPETSDTFVFLSDATPGAVNVNEVDTNVAPVADAGGPYTAQVGDTLTVSAAGSTDSDGSIVSYAWDLDDDGLYDDATGASTSFAATSVGTFTVSVQVTDDDGSTSIDTAEVTVSAVPATAGLVVVESSGSTSVSESGTSDTISVSLASQPTADVTIAISSNDTSEISVSASELTFTIANWDVAQLITVTGVAEGLVDGVQSTTISLDPSSSDTSYDSLADSSVTVTTFDTDTSTEVNARIYTPDTVVRPHVIPGDSVATAILFVAHATGTITVTPVGSASATETIRILDGDVQLISAFTSGIASAEVTAGGMYAILFDAQLSQRIYSVSSTAGSDAFTPTVTSNFLQPTDTNGDSLTTVVDALVVINQINDLPSSEGEQTSSNMLDVSRDGNVTALDALIVINRVNSMESAEAESVAETTLRLATTAPVASQSTTTLADTVTSEPNATLSDGELDTLISISAESDSFPTSSLFDEAVLEEFGDSREDVESDNELLLLSNDALNLDWVTG
- a CDS encoding YHYH protein — encoded protein: MSKQRIVWAAVVALAFTGVVLVSWPRAEDVPMPVVQPVNPDYFISDCLVEPIKKEIRRLSDGREAECYVITTKSVPTDHPIGPWAPKHVTDGEDKGGIWIKDGHVYNVSGEFVAHLDELYDDPQWNLVREDGSIRVTDTKEAFDLAARPNVDPRYNNYAVECPVDVVEWKSNYNVYIIPVNPVYRSKATDFHRVGNGHGPVGVAFNGVKYDPPAPIHMIIKAHTIAPFDHSGGHVNPHAGYHYHAATGNTKEIEQTDGHAPLIGYALDGFGIYAHLDIDGKKPIDLDECSGHFDNIRGYHYHASAAGDNQIIGAFRGIAGSASVVEPK